One genomic segment of Mastomys coucha isolate ucsf_1 unplaced genomic scaffold, UCSF_Mcou_1 pScaffold22, whole genome shotgun sequence includes these proteins:
- the LOC116104601 gene encoding zinc finger CCHC domain-containing protein 9-like, whose translation MTRWARVTTSNSKRPLSATSWEDMKKGSAERANQNLPNHKQCQSSRLSLKNDSPQAKRKKNKKKKEYLNEDVNGFMEYLKQSSQVLHNGQLIAADSQEIREEIAVALKKDSRREERRLKRQAAKKNAMKRAESLWVGNRSQEEHGDGMKQKYKRRRGSNNGNVLRNAMDGHTS comes from the exons ATGACCAGGTGGGCTAGAGTTACTACTTCAAATAGTAAGAGACCCTTGTCAGCAACATCATGGGAGGACATGAAGAAGGGCTCTGCGGAGAGAGCAAACCAAAACCTTCCAAATCATAAGCAATGTCAAAGCAGTCGGCTGTCCCTTAAAAACGATTCGCCTCAAGCAAAAcgtaaaaagaacaaaaagaaaaaagagtactTGAATGAAGATGTGAATGGGTTCATGGAGTACCTGAAACAGAGCTCACAGGTGCTTCACAATGGACAGCTGATAGCAGCCGACAGCCAGGAAATAAGGGAAGAAATTGCAGTGGCCTTAAAGAAGGACAGTCGACGGGAAGAAAGGCGGCTAAAGAGACAGGCGGCAAAGAAGAATGCAATG AAAAGGGCAGAGTCTCTGTGGGTTGGTAACCGGTCACAGGAGGAACATGGCGATGGaatgaaacagaaatacaaaCGCCGAAGGGGTAGTAACAATGGCAACGTTCTCAGAAATGCTATGGATGGTCACACCAGCTGA